In Lutra lutra chromosome 6, mLutLut1.2, whole genome shotgun sequence, the following are encoded in one genomic region:
- the LOC125101890 gene encoding olfactory receptor 2W1-like codes for MDTNNGSSTTDFILLGFSDRPQLEPIISGVVFIFYIVTLVGNTTIILVSYLDPQLHTPMYFFLSNLSFLDLCYATSIIPQMLVNLWGPTKSITYGGCVLQFFFALDLGATECLLLVVMAYDRYAAVCQPLHYTVIMHPQLCQSMVFTVWLGGLCSSLILCSLTLKLPRCGHREVDTFYCEMPALLKMACVYSKVMEVIVFALGVVFLLVPLSLILISYAVITQAVVRIKSAARWSKVLNTCGSHLTVVTLFYGTIIYMYMRPQNSTSQDEGKFLSLFYTIITPTLNPLIYTLRNKDVKSAVNRILCVKKWSAKS; via the coding sequence ATGGACACAAACAATGGAAGTTCCACAACAGATTTCATCCTGCTGGGCTTTTCTGATCGACCCCAATTAGAACCCATCATCTCTGGGGTGGTCTTCATCTTCTATATTGTGACTCTGGTAGGAAACACAACCATTATTCTTGTATCTTACCTAGACCCCCAGCTCCATACGCCCATGTATTTCTTCTtatccaatttatcttttttggatCTCTGCTATGCAACTAGCATTATCCCCCAGATGCTGGTAAATCTGTGGGGCCCAACAAAGTCTATTACGTATGGAGGGTGTGTGCTCCAATTCTTCTTTGCCCTTGACCTGGGAGCCACAGAATGTCTTCTCTTGGTtgtgatggcctatgaccgctatgctGCTGTCTGTCAACCTCTTCACTACACTGTCATAATGCACCCTCAGCTTTGCCAGAGTATGGTGTTCACCGTGTGGTTAGGTGGCCTTTGCAGTTCGTTAATTCTTTGCTCCCTGACGTTGAAATTACCAAGATGTGGGCACCGGGAAGTGGATACCTTCTATTGTGAGATGCCGGCCCTGCTCAAGATGGCCTGCGTCTACTCCAAAGTAATGGAGGTCATCGTCTTTGCTCTCGGGGTGGTATTTCTTCTAGTACCGCTATCACTAATTCTCATCTCATATGCAGTAATCACTCAAGCAGTCGTGAGAATCAAGTCAGCAGCAAGGTGGAGTAAGGTCCTTAACACATGTGGTTCCCACCTAACAGTAGTAACTCTGTTTTACGGAACAATCATTTACATGTACATGAGGCCACAGAATAGCACATCCCAAGATGAGGGgaagttcctttctctcttttacaCAATCATCACACCCACCCTTAACCCTCTGATCTacactttaagaaacaaagatgTAAAGAGTGCAGTAAACAGAATACTGTGTGTCAAAAAATGGTCAGCCAAATCATGA